The region GGACGCGTCGCTCATCGCAAAGAGGGCACCGCCGGGATGGTAACTTGCGAACGAACGACCATATTTGTCATCGTTCGTCGTGCGAGAATTAATGGCTGTTCGCGTGGCTCGAATGTGTCGAAACGGACCTGCGGACTGATCCGTGGTTTCGTCGCCGTTAATATAGTCGGCACGCGCCTGACCGCCGGACGCGACCGATCCATACAGCACATTGTTTTTGGAACCAATACCGTTACTTCGCCAGCGAATCTCACCAAGCATGGTCGTGTTAGTTGCACCGTCCTGGATGTCACGAAACGAGATTTCCGAATTCTCAAACAGCACACCATTGCAAACCGTGCGGTGATGCTGCAATTCGGTGCCGGGGGTGGCACTGCGTTCGTAGCTCCCACGTGAACCGGCGTAACTGCTCGTGGCGATATTGGCGTGATAACCAATCGCGGATGTATCTGGCTGCGAAGTTGTCGTTTCTGGTTTGATATCGGAAGGACATGAAAAGATGTCGAGCGTTGTCGAAACGGCGTTGTGATTCGAGGTAACGCTACCTCCATGGCTGCCACCAGCTTTGCCGTAGACATGCTTCGTAAAGTCGAAGCGATCGTGAAGTGCTGTCTGTTCGATCATAGGCAAGATTAATGTCTGCCAGGAATAGCCGCCGTCCTGTCCGCCAACAGTGGAGAAGTTCGGAGGATTAAAGTCCGCATCGATGAACCCTGGCGGAAAGTTGCCAAAGATGTCGTGGTAGTTATGAATCCCCAGCGCCAAGTTCTTCAAGTTATTCGAGCAACTCATTCGCCGAGCCGCTTCGCGTGCTTGTTGCACTGCCGGAAGAAGAAGTGCGATAAGAACGCCGATGATCGCGATCACCACCAGCAGCTCGACAAGGGTAAATGCGGATCGGTCTTCCGAAGAGGGGGTTTTCATGCCGCTGACCCAGTGAAAGAAAAGTTAAATAAATAAAACTGGAAAACGAGATTGCATGAGTTTATCGATACGCATCGATCATCACAACTAAAAAACCCCCTTTTGTGGCCAATGAGCGGCCCCTGCATAAGAAGGGCTATTTGCCACAGTTGTGTAAGCGTGGAAATGATCAAGCGGCGAACCGCAAGCCTGTGCTTTGTATCGAAGCAAAGTCCACCGCAGTAACCAAATCGAAGTTGTAACCTACTTCTGGCAAACAGGTTGTAGCGCAGCAATCGCTGCGTCGTCGCCGATTGATCCTTTAGTTGTTTTCGTTAGAAAACGGACCAGGCTTTGCCGTTCAAAGAAAAACTGGGGCAAATCCTTATCAACTCTTAGTCGTGCCCTAGGTTTCATCGTTACTGAATTTCATCAGTCGATGACAACCAATCAGAGAGGGGCAGCAATGGCAGATGCGAGGAAGCAATCGCAACGGCGACTATGGATGGGGATCAAATCGATTCGGCTCAGTACCAAGCTGATTGGCGGCTTCAGCGTCGTGCTCGTGTTGACCTCTTTCGCATGCTACCTCGGTTATTCCGGTCTTAGCAGCGTCGAAGCGGAACTCGGATACATTGCCGCTGACAAACAGATCTATGGCGATGCGCAGAAGATTAAGAACCTGATGCTGCAACATCGCCGGTTCGAGAAAGATCTCTTTCTGAACATCGGCAACCAAGAGAAGCAGTTGGAAAAGTACGTTCCGAAACTGCGAGCCAAAGAAGCCGAGATTCGGGAACTGTTGACCAGCATGCAACTAGTCGTGCAGAAAGACCCGCGATTCTCTGCCGAGATTAAGTCGATCGCCAACACGTTACCTCAACTGCACAAAGAGTACATGACCGGCCTGTGGGCAGTCAGTGATCAGGCCATTGCCGACGCCGAGTTATCTCCGCAGGAAGCGAACCAGATGATGACGCCCTATAAAGTGCCGATTCATAACTTGGAAGAAGGTATCGATCAAGTCGCCGCCGCAGCGACAACTCTCTTTGAACAGCGTGTCGAAACGTCCAAAGAAGTCGGGGCCGATTCTCGTTTCGCGATGATCGTGGGAACCGTCATTGCATTGGTGCCGTGTCCCTTCATTGTCATTTGGGTACTTCGTCCGTTGCGGAAAGTGTCGCGAATGTTGGCTGACATCGCTCAAGCCGAAGGCGATTTGACGCGCCGTTTGCCCGTTGATGGTAATGATGAAGTAGGCGAACTTTCGCAGTGGTTCAATACATTTGCCGAGCAGGTTCAGCAAATCGTTATCCGTGTCGGCGGAGGAGCGACGATGTTGGTCGAGTCTTCTTCGCAGCTGACTGTTACTGCTGGCGATCTTACAAGCCGCGCCGACGATACCACTCAGCGTTCTGCTCGCGTGGTAGCAGCAGCCGATCAAATGGCGTTGCGAATGAATGAAGCTTCGCAGTCGACGCAAGAGATGCAGGCCAACATCTCGACGGTAGCTAATGCCATCGAGGAGCTGGCAACATGCATTCAAGACATCAGCGGTAACACTGAGAAAGCTTCGTACGTTGCCGGCCAGGCCGCCGAAGAACTGAACCTCAGCAATACGAATATCGCCGAACTAAGTTTGGCTGCCACCGAAATCAGCCGTGTGATCGAAACCATTGAAGACATTGCCGAGCAAACCAATTTGCTCGCACTAAACGCAACCATCGAAGCGGCTCGTGCGGGAGAAGCAGGCAAGGGGTTCAGCATTGTAGCGAACGAAGTCAAGGAACTCGCGCGGCAGGCCGCTACCGCCACCGAAGACATCCGTCTACGAATTACGGCCATTCAAGATGCAACCGAGAAAACGACCAAGTCGATCGGTGATATCGGACATCATGTGGCCCAAGTCAACGAAGTGTCGACGATGATTGCCGCTGCAATTCAAGAACAAAACTGCACGACGCAGTCGATCGCCGAGCATATCAATCAGACCTCGAATGCAGTTCTGATGATCAGCGAAGGCGTATCGGAATCTGCCAGTGCAAGTGAAGAGATTCGCAGTAGCATGTTGGCCGTCGACGACTCGGCTCGTGAAACGGCGAAAGGGGCCAGCAGCGCAAAGACGACTGGGACCGATTTGCACCGGATCGCAGACGACCTGCAAAGCTTGATGAGCAAGTTCCGCGTGTAAGGTTTTGCTTAGCGAAACAACTTGAAAATCTTCACCCCTTGGCAAGCAAATTGCTAAGGGGTTTCCTTTGCGCGATACTAAACAATTTGCGCAGGTAACGGAAGCTACTTCCGCAATAACTCAAAGAAATTGAGGTTCCAGGAATAATTCGCGTCAGATATTGCGAATTTCGAATATAAAGAGGTAGCTAATCTCGCAATTCTCTTCCTTACAATGCATCGATGCCCCAGTGCCTGCCTCATTTCAGGCCTGCTGGAGTGATATGGAAATGACCGAAAACACGACGACTTCGCGTCCGACTCGCTCTCGTCGGCCTGTCCCTCAAGAAACGAATCCGGCGGAAGCCACGGACGAGGGAGCTGTCGAACAAGCACCTCGAAAACGCCAATGGTGGAAGCTGGCAATCTTGTGGAGCATGCCAGCTTGGCTCGTAAGCTTGCTCCTCCATTCGATGGGCGTCACCGTATTGGTTGTCGCCACGCTCGGCCCGCCCCCAGTTCCCAAGTCGCTCAATCTGCTGGCTACCAACGAAGAGCCGACCGAAGAGCTGCAAGAGATGGAACTCGAGTTCGAACCAGAAATCGAACCCGAGATGGAAGTCGAAATGGAAACGCCCGACATGCTAACCGAGTCGTTTGAGCTGACGGCACTCGCTGCCGATCCTGCGATGATGAGCGAAGCGGTTTCCGTTGCGGAATTGATGCCCTCGAAGCCGGCCGACTTCGCGGGGATGGACCCGAACGGGCTTATGGCCGACTTAGATGGTTTGACCAACGATGTCGGCAAGATGGCGAAGTTCTTCGGAACGCAGGCCAAAGGGCAGCGTATTTGCTTTGTCGTCGATAATTCGGCAAGTATGACGGCCGGTCGCATGGAGACTGCCCTTGTCGAACTCGATAAAGCGATCGACTCACTGTCGCCCAAACAAAAGTTCTACATCGTTTTTTATAGCGATACCGCCTACCCATTGTTTTATCCTTCGCCGGCGACCGAGATGGTTAACGCGAACGACAAAAACAAGATGCTTGTCCGCCAGTGGCTCAGCACGATTCAAATGTGTTGGCGAACCGACGGCCGCGACGCCATCACGTTGGCTTTGAATATGAAGCCCGACTTAGTCTATATTCTGGGCGATGGTGCGTTCACCGATAAAGCGGATGTTGAACTCGCCAATACGCCGCTCAAGGGGATCGTCATTCATACCATGGGAATGCAGGTTCAAAAGAAAGACCGTGACAAGTTCGCCGCCATTGCGGAAGCTCACGGCGGGACCTACAAGGATGTCGGCATTACCCAGGAAGGGAAGCAACTAATGAAAATGAACGGCGAGATTCCCCGTAACAAAAATCGCAACGGGATCTGGGGCATCAAGCTGAAGTAGCCGGAATTGGGTTACTCTTCTACTTCGTGTCCCGCCGCAAGACGATTGCGATAGCTGCGTCGATATTCGAGCGGCGTCATTCCCATATGCTTGCGAAATAATCGGCTGAACGTGCTTTGGTCTGAAAAATCATGTTCGGACGCAATCTGGCAGATCGAACGCTCCGAGCGTGTCAGGTCCTCGGCCGCGGAGTTCAATCGCGTTCGAATTTTAAAGTCACGAACGCTCATCCCAAACACCGCTTGGAACTTGCGATTGAGCTGTCGCGACGATAAGTGTGCCCGGCGTGCGAGCTCTTCGACGGTGGCCAGCGAACCTTCCGGGGTCCGCATGTACTCGACAATCTCTTCAATCTCGGAAGCAGGAGCGGCCCAGCGTTTGCCTGCTTTATAGCTTCGCATGACACCTGCGACGCCGATGACTTCTTTTCCATCAGCACTAAACAGCGGGATTTTACTGGTGATGTGCCAGTCGAGGATCTTGGTTTCGTTGTAGAACACCTCGACACGGTTGTTGATCGGCTGGCTCGTTTCCATCACGAAGCAGTCGTCTGCTCGGTACTTTTTGGCAATTTCCAAGGGAAAGAACTTGGAGTCATACGTTCCAATCACTTCCTCTTCGCTGCTTGCTCCCAGACGCTTGATCAGCTGCCGATTGGCCCAGACCATGCGGCTTTCACGATCTTTGGTAAAGAAAAAAACGTCGGGAATGGCATCGTAAAGAAGCTGCAACTGATGCCGCGGCCCCATCTGCGAGAAAAACTGCTCCTGAAAGTCCGATTTCATGAATACTCCGGAAAACTTATCCCTAATAGATGGCTAAGTTTTACCATAAGAATGACTCATAAGTCACGTCGAAACTTGGCGTTACGGGCCAACACTAGAAACAGGCGGCAAATCGAAAACCATTCGGCCAGTCGCTTCGTCTTAGTTAGCGTGCTACCCAAACAACCTATGCCTGGAGCTTCTCATGAATCGCCAATTCCCCCTCGCATGCGGACTGCTACTTCTTTTTGCGGCGGCTACTTTTGCCGCGGCACCAGAATCGCTGGCCAACGGCAAAATACCGGATGAATCGCTCGAAAAACTTGCTCCCAAGTCTGGCGTGATCGCGGACGACGCCACCTTTGAAAAGCTCTGGAAAGCCTGGCGACCAGACGAGGTGGTCCCCGAAGTCGACTTTGAAAAAGACCTTGTCATCGTCGGAATCGTCGACGGTCCAAATCTTGTGATGTTGAACCCGCAGCTCGAAGAGGACGGCAACGTCAAATATGTCGTCGCCGGCACGCGGATGGCGGGCCCTGGCTTTGGCTATCGCATGGTGAAGATGAGCCGCGATGGGGTGAAGACGATTAACGGAAAGCCGATCGTTGCCGGGGCAGTGCAGGGGACTATCATCATTCCCAAGCAGGTCCCTGCGTTTGATGGCCGGACGCTAGAGATCAAGCTCTTTGAATTCGATCCGCTTCTCGCCGACGCTCCAGCCAAGCTGGTAAAAGGAGTCACCATCGACAACTTCCAGCACAAAGCAGAACAGGAAACCGAAAGTCCGTTTGCCATCGGCGCCGAACTCGAACCGCGCAAAGATCGTGGCTACTACATCACGGTTTTTGTGTTGAAGGATGGTAAGCGAACGCATATCGGTGAGATCGATGCCCAGAAGGGACTAAACAAAGTTCTCCAGGACGAAAAGCGGTCGAATGTGAAGATTGTGATACGTTCGGTCCGTTCGTAGTCACCAAACGTGATCGGGAGTTGACGACAACCGATGGCCCTCTTAGAAAGAGTTGCTTCGGTTGTCGTTCCTCTTTTTATCGTTCGGTCTTATGTCGCTTCGTTTGATTAGCCTTTGCTTTGTAGCACTTTTGGGTTTCTCGGCTTCCTTGGTTGCGGAGGAAACCTCGTTCATTATTCAGGCCCACCGCGGTGCTGGTATTGCGCAGCCAGAGAATACGCTTGAAGCGTTTCAATACAGCTGGAGTATCGGTGTTACTCCCGAAGCAGATCTCCGCACGACCAAAGATGGCGTGATCGTTTGTTTTCACGACGCAAATCTAAAACGTGTCGTCGGTAATGTGGCAGACTCGCAAAAAGACCAAGCCATCGAGAAGATGCCGGCCGACGAAGTCGCTCAGCTGGAAGTTGGTTCGTTCCGCGGCGATCAATTCGCCGGTCAGAAAGTCCCAACGCTGGAAGCGATCTTTGCCGAGATGAAGGGCAAGCCAAAGCGAATGGTTTATCTCGACATCAAAACGGCCGACCAGGATGATCTGATCAAGCTGATTCGCCAATACGATGTCGCTTCTCAAGTGATTTACACCACCAAGCACCATCACTTAATCCAGTCGTGGAAGAAGCTGGTGCCAGAATCGCAGACCCTTTGCTGGAATGGTGGAAGCGAAGAGGACCTCACCAAAAAACTTGCTGCCATGCGCAAGGATGGCTTCGAAGGCATCACACAGCTACAAATTCATGTTCGCCCAGAGAAAGCGAAAGAAGGGGAATCGTTCATGCCGTCCCCCAAGTTTCTGGCAAAAGTTGGCCGTGAACTCAAAGAACACGGCATCTTGTTTCAGACGCTTCCTTGGGAAAGCGACGATCCAGCCATCTACAAGCAGCTGCTTGAATTGGGTGTTGAATCGTTTGCCACCGATTATCCCGAAGTCACGGTGGCAGCCGTTAAAGCGTTTCAGAAGCAGCAGTAACTAGTTGCTGCTCTGAGCGTTCAATGCTTTTTCAATAGCCGCGGCCACTTGCTCGGCCAGAGCCTGTGAGCCTTCGGCGGTGAAGTGAACGTTCTTCGGTCGCTGAAGCTTGGCAACTTGCGGTTCGCAGAACGAGTAAAGATCGTTCACCGCAATATCATGCTTCTTCATGATCTTCAGTGCGGCAGCGTTGTACTTGCCCGGCGATTCCGGCTCGCGAAGCGGACCTGTCGTGTTGGGCACGACAGGCGTCGTCGTTGCGAAGATCAGCGTCGCATCGGTCTCTTCCAGACGATCGACAATCTGCTGCAGGTTCTTGGTGTACTGTTCGACAGTCGCTTGCACAGGGTCTTTTGGATCTTTCGAGACCGTGTTGCCGCCGGGCTCGGTGACATGCTTCAAGTCGTGCAGTCCCCAATTGAAATGAATCACGTCCCACTTGCGGTCTCCCAGCCAGCGATCGATGGAAGCGACGCCACGTGTTGTCCCACCGCAGTTTTCAGGCTTGGTTCCGTCTGGCACATGCGGCCGGAAGACGTTCGCTTTGCCCTCAAGCAGTTCACGTACTTGAAGCGTGTAACCAATGGAAATGGAATCGCCTAGGATCAGCACGTTCGGCAGCTTTGCGTCAGGCGTTTCGGCCCATTTGCCTTGCTTGGCAGGGGCATCTTTCTGAGCCATCAGGCAGGAGGCACTCAACAGAACGACAGCGGCCGAAAGAAAACTCGTTCGCAACATAGCGGGTTCTCGACAGGAAGGGGAAAGGAGGGGAGGTCAATCAAAGTTGAGCCCTGATCGTAATCGATTTGCCTGCCGCATGCACACTATTTAAAGAAGACCAACCAACGAAGTTATGTTCAGACATTTCTTATCCAAAAAGATGTACTCCGAACGAGCAGTCGATCAGTCAGAGACGCCGGCGGGAATCGAACCCGCTTCGAGCTGCTTTGCAGACAGCCGCCTCGCCATTGGGCTTCAGCGTCAACGATAAGACGCAGCGACACCCCCAGGGTTCGCGCAGAAAAAAGCCGAACGCATTAAGTTAAAAGGCGTTCGGCTTTCTATGATCGCAAGCAAACGTTCTATTTCGAGTTCAACTCGAAACGTGCATCATCGGTTCCACTCGAGGGAACCGTGAAGCTGAGCTCGGATCGGGCATTATAGTTCGGCGGCAATGTTTCTTCAGCCAGAACTTCCTGAGTGTTCTGATCAACTTGTGCGGTCGAAATCGAAACGGCATGGTCGCCTACGACCGCACCGTTGTGGCCTCCGAGCGATTGCAGTTCAAAACGGCCGGAGGCATCGGTTGTGCCGAACGACGGTCGTCCAGACTCTAAGTTGCTTCCTGAGGGAGCGAACACGACCGTCGCGTCGGCCAGCGGCTCGCCATCCAAAGTAACCGTTCCAGAAACAGGCTGATAGACAAAACCATCCGTGTTACCGCTGCAGCCCACGGCGCAAAGTCCGACCATCACAGATAAAAGCATTCCAAACGTACGTGGCATAAATCAATTTCCAATGAGTGAGTGTGGCGAATGTCGGACAATTACTGCGGGATGACTTCGCCGTCGTCACGCTGGATCAAGTAGCGGTACGCTACCAGGTTGATCGTTTCGGGATAGAACTTGACCGAGCCATCGCACATCGCGAAGTTTGCACCGCCAGGGTGCAGCGAGTGCCCTAGTTCCCACGTGTTGGTCGAGTTGATCGCATTGACATAGTCGGTCGCGCTGCCCGGTCCGCGACCAATGCAGGTGTAAGCGCCACTTTCGTTATCACGCACACCAACCCAGAGGCCTGCTTTGAAGTCGGAAGTACCAACTTTCTTTCCCGTTCGCTCACCGAACAAGATTGTGTTGGAAGTGCCATCGGTGATGTCGCGAATTCCAACATGGCTGTTTCGTGTGAAAATCCCACGATCAGCATTGGTCAGGTAATTGCTCGTGTTGAGTCCCTTGTTGCCGTACGAACCGATGTAGTTGGACGTGCCGTTGTCGTTCTCTTTTCCATTGATCGTGCCGGTGATGTCGGTCGGACAGGTAAACTCTTCCAACGGTGTCGTCGAGAGTCCAGAGTTTGGATTACCAATTGTCGAGTTGTTGACCCACTCCCAGCTGAAATCGATTTTCGAATAGATCGAATTCTGTTCGATATAGGGAAGCAGGAACGTGCCCCAGCCCCAGTAGTTATTGT is a window of Bremerella sp. TYQ1 DNA encoding:
- a CDS encoding methyl-accepting chemotaxis protein → MGIKSIRLSTKLIGGFSVVLVLTSFACYLGYSGLSSVEAELGYIAADKQIYGDAQKIKNLMLQHRRFEKDLFLNIGNQEKQLEKYVPKLRAKEAEIRELLTSMQLVVQKDPRFSAEIKSIANTLPQLHKEYMTGLWAVSDQAIADAELSPQEANQMMTPYKVPIHNLEEGIDQVAAAATTLFEQRVETSKEVGADSRFAMIVGTVIALVPCPFIVIWVLRPLRKVSRMLADIAQAEGDLTRRLPVDGNDEVGELSQWFNTFAEQVQQIVIRVGGGATMLVESSSQLTVTAGDLTSRADDTTQRSARVVAAADQMALRMNEASQSTQEMQANISTVANAIEELATCIQDISGNTEKASYVAGQAAEELNLSNTNIAELSLAATEISRVIETIEDIAEQTNLLALNATIEAARAGEAGKGFSIVANEVKELARQAATATEDIRLRITAIQDATEKTTKSIGDIGHHVAQVNEVSTMIAAAIQEQNCTTQSIAEHINQTSNAVLMISEGVSESASASEEIRSSMLAVDDSARETAKGASSAKTTGTDLHRIADDLQSLMSKFRV
- a CDS encoding DUF1559 domain-containing protein translates to MKTPSSEDRSAFTLVELLVVIAIIGVLIALLLPAVQQAREAARRMSCSNNLKNLALGIHNYHDIFGNFPPGFIDADFNPPNFSTVGGQDGGYSWQTLILPMIEQTALHDRFDFTKHVYGKAGGSHGGSVTSNHNAVSTTLDIFSCPSDIKPETTTSQPDTSAIGYHANIATSSYAGSRGSYERSATPGTELQHHRTVCNGVLFENSEISFRDIQDGATNTTMLGEIRWRSNGIGSKNNVLYGSVASGGQARADYINGDETTDQSAGPFRHIRATRTAINSRTTNDDKYGRSFASYHPGGALFAMSDASVRFISEVINHPGYTWEANNPYGTGNQNNFGTYQRLGARNDGLVLGSGF
- a CDS encoding helix-turn-helix domain-containing protein, encoding MKSDFQEQFFSQMGPRHQLQLLYDAIPDVFFFTKDRESRMVWANRQLIKRLGASSEEEVIGTYDSKFFPLEIAKKYRADDCFVMETSQPINNRVEVFYNETKILDWHITSKIPLFSADGKEVIGVAGVMRSYKAGKRWAAPASEIEEIVEYMRTPEGSLATVEELARRAHLSSRQLNRKFQAVFGMSVRDFKIRTRLNSAAEDLTRSERSICQIASEHDFSDQSTFSRLFRKHMGMTPLEYRRSYRNRLAAGHEVEE
- a CDS encoding DUF1559 domain-containing protein — encoded protein: MRTVSRGERRLRRGFTLVELLVVIAIIGVLIALLLPAVQQAREAARRMQCTNNLKQLALATHNYHDTIGVFPSGWIRQTQGAPHYKNNNYWGWGTFLLPYIEQNSIYSKIDFSWEWVNNSTIGNPNSGLSTTPLEEFTCPTDITGTINGKENDNGTSNYIGSYGNKGLNTSNYLTNADRGIFTRNSHVGIRDITDGTSNTILFGERTGKKVGTSDFKAGLWVGVRDNESGAYTCIGRGPGSATDYVNAINSTNTWELGHSLHPGGANFAMCDGSVKFYPETINLVAYRYLIQRDDGEVIPQ
- a CDS encoding SGNH/GDSL hydrolase family protein, giving the protein MLRTSFLSAAVVLLSASCLMAQKDAPAKQGKWAETPDAKLPNVLILGDSISIGYTLQVRELLEGKANVFRPHVPDGTKPENCGGTTRGVASIDRWLGDRKWDVIHFNWGLHDLKHVTEPGGNTVSKDPKDPVQATVEQYTKNLQQIVDRLEETDATLIFATTTPVVPNTTGPLREPESPGKYNAAALKIMKKHDIAVNDLYSFCEPQVAKLQRPKNVHFTAEGSQALAEQVAAAIEKALNAQSSN
- a CDS encoding glycerophosphodiester phosphodiesterase family protein, which gives rise to MSFLFLSFGLMSLRLISLCFVALLGFSASLVAEETSFIIQAHRGAGIAQPENTLEAFQYSWSIGVTPEADLRTTKDGVIVCFHDANLKRVVGNVADSQKDQAIEKMPADEVAQLEVGSFRGDQFAGQKVPTLEAIFAEMKGKPKRMVYLDIKTADQDDLIKLIRQYDVASQVIYTTKHHHLIQSWKKLVPESQTLCWNGGSEEDLTKKLAAMRKDGFEGITQLQIHVRPEKAKEGESFMPSPKFLAKVGRELKEHGILFQTLPWESDDPAIYKQLLELGVESFATDYPEVTVAAVKAFQKQQ
- a CDS encoding VWA domain-containing protein gives rise to the protein MTENTTTSRPTRSRRPVPQETNPAEATDEGAVEQAPRKRQWWKLAILWSMPAWLVSLLLHSMGVTVLVVATLGPPPVPKSLNLLATNEEPTEELQEMELEFEPEIEPEMEVEMETPDMLTESFELTALAADPAMMSEAVSVAELMPSKPADFAGMDPNGLMADLDGLTNDVGKMAKFFGTQAKGQRICFVVDNSASMTAGRMETALVELDKAIDSLSPKQKFYIVFYSDTAYPLFYPSPATEMVNANDKNKMLVRQWLSTIQMCWRTDGRDAITLALNMKPDLVYILGDGAFTDKADVELANTPLKGIVIHTMGMQVQKKDRDKFAAIAEAHGGTYKDVGITQEGKQLMKMNGEIPRNKNRNGIWGIKLK
- a CDS encoding DUF4198 domain-containing protein gives rise to the protein MPRTFGMLLSVMVGLCAVGCSGNTDGFVYQPVSGTVTLDGEPLADATVVFAPSGSNLESGRPSFGTTDASGRFELQSLGGHNGAVVGDHAVSISTAQVDQNTQEVLAEETLPPNYNARSELSFTVPSSGTDDARFELNSK